The following proteins come from a genomic window of Synechococcus sp. BIOS-E4-1:
- a CDS encoding HlyD family secretion protein: protein MTDSDPKQTAEKPRRPWRTRIMIGGAVVAVGAGLTGYFVRNHYYPGTNDAYVHAYTITISPYVEGYIKKVHASPNEFVKKGQLIYEITPLPFELKVEQQEHRLKAAIAKKSSLKEALLQSKQRLKDQQASQWIIDLNEKRYAYLQQQQVVALAKAQEFQASKLEALAKTKAATIDISQLEKDILQQQAIIDALRAEIGQAKVNLGYTRYYAPMDAYVSNNFSIRTGQYVKPGQALFKLIDNSKWWVDANFRESQIHRIRMGMHANISLDMYPNKTFKGNVINISRGSGAYESLLPPENATGNWVKVPQRFPVRILLKQNDQHPLRAGATAHARVNTVQP, encoded by the coding sequence GTGACTGACAGCGACCCTAAGCAGACAGCCGAGAAACCTCGTCGGCCCTGGCGGACAAGGATCATGATCGGAGGAGCAGTCGTAGCAGTGGGGGCTGGCCTGACGGGTTATTTTGTGCGCAATCATTATTATCCAGGCACCAATGATGCCTATGTTCATGCATATACGATCACCATATCTCCGTATGTGGAAGGATACATCAAGAAAGTTCATGCTTCACCCAATGAATTCGTCAAAAAAGGGCAACTCATCTATGAGATCACCCCACTACCGTTTGAGCTGAAAGTAGAACAGCAAGAACATCGACTAAAAGCCGCGATTGCCAAAAAATCATCATTAAAGGAAGCACTCTTACAATCAAAACAAAGACTCAAGGATCAGCAAGCCAGCCAATGGATTATTGACCTCAACGAAAAGCGTTATGCTTACTTACAACAACAGCAGGTTGTTGCACTCGCCAAAGCCCAAGAATTCCAGGCATCCAAACTGGAAGCCCTCGCCAAAACAAAAGCAGCAACAATCGATATTTCACAGTTAGAGAAAGACATTCTCCAACAACAAGCGATAATCGACGCACTCCGAGCCGAAATTGGGCAGGCAAAGGTAAATCTAGGCTATACACGCTATTATGCACCAATGGATGCATATGTCAGCAATAATTTCAGCATCCGAACAGGTCAATACGTCAAGCCAGGGCAAGCTCTATTCAAGCTAATCGACAACAGCAAATGGTGGGTGGATGCCAATTTTCGTGAATCCCAAATCCACCGTATTCGCATGGGGATGCACGCCAACATCTCTCTGGACATGTATCCCAACAAGACCTTCAAAGGAAATGTGATCAATATCAGTCGAGGCAGCGGAGCCTATGAGTCATTGCTTCCCCCAGAAAATGCCACTGGAAACTGGGTCAAGGTACCGCAACGATTCCCAGTACGAATCTTACTCAAACAGAATGATCAACATCCATTACGCGCAGGCGCAACTGCTCATGCCAGAGTTAACACAGTTCAACCCTAA